One genomic segment of Bradyrhizobium diazoefficiens includes these proteins:
- a CDS encoding TetR/AcrR family transcriptional regulator: MQKTARRSRSAARPPGRPREFDMDTALDRAVRVFREQGYHATSVSDLTAAMRLATGSVYKAFRDKHAVFLAAFERYTALRQEQIRSAAASGENGRERLRHVLLSYAEHSQGIEGRRGCLVVGSAVELSAVDPVVGARVNAQLKSNESFIAGLIREGHADGSIPAHVEAEDTARLMICITQGMRVVGKARLPLDGVRLVGVAMKLLA, encoded by the coding sequence ATGCAAAAGACAGCCCGCAGATCTCGATCCGCTGCCCGTCCGCCCGGGCGTCCCCGGGAGTTCGACATGGATACCGCGCTCGACCGCGCCGTGCGCGTGTTTCGCGAGCAGGGCTATCATGCCACCTCGGTCAGCGATCTCACCGCGGCGATGCGGCTCGCCACCGGCAGCGTCTACAAGGCGTTTCGCGATAAGCATGCGGTGTTTCTCGCCGCCTTCGAGCGCTACACGGCGCTGCGCCAGGAGCAAATCCGCAGCGCGGCGGCGAGCGGCGAGAACGGCCGCGAGCGGTTGCGCCATGTGCTGCTGTCCTACGCCGAGCATTCGCAAGGCATTGAGGGGCGGCGCGGCTGCCTCGTGGTCGGCAGCGCGGTCGAACTGTCGGCGGTCGATCCGGTCGTCGGCGCGCGCGTCAACGCGCAGCTCAAGAGCAACGAGAGCTTCATCGCCGGCCTCATCCGCGAGGGCCACGCCGACGGCTCGATTCCTGCCCATGTCGAGGCCGAGGACACCGCGCGGCTGATGATCTGCATCACGCAAGGCATGCGCGTCGTCGGCAAGGCGCGCCTGCCGCTCGACGGGGTCCGCCTCGTCGGCGTCGCGATGAAGCTGCTCGCCTGA